The DNA window AGACTGTACAACCAATTGCCCAAGAGGAGTGAAACCTGGAGATGTATTGGCGTCATTACGTTCACAAACAATTGAGCATTATGCAAATCCCAGCTTTCTTGCAAAAGGGCTGAAAAACCCATGGATGCTTCCTGTGATGATTGCTATTCCAACATTAATAATCTATTTAATTATACAATTCGCAGGTACTTTTAGCAATACCGTTAATCCGGTAAATTATTCTGAGTTCTTTCCACATGCATGGTTGAACTCCTCATTTTCCGCCCTTGTTCTATTGATTGGAATCGGGCTTGTGTTTAGTGTTCGTTCTTTTTGGATGGGGATGAAAACTCATCAACATAATTCGTCATTGCGACCTCGAGAATTCGAGGGAAGCAATCCTCAAGAAGAAATGGGATTGCCACGCTCCGCTCGCAATGACGGTCTCTTTCATACCATCTGGCAAGTAAAAAAAGAACTCCTGTCGCATAAAAAGTTCAACGATTGCGAAACCAATAAGTTCAGACAACTAGCTCATGCTCTTGTTTTTTATGGATTCATTTCATTAATTGTAGTTACTATATGCGCGATATTGGCTGTGGTTTTGGAAGCCTATCCGCTAGCACTTTGGCATCCGGTTAAAATTGCAGGAAATCTGGCCGGACTATCTATTATTGTCGGTTTGGTGATTATGATTGTAGAGCGGCTTAAAAAGAAAGATGCAGTATCAAAAAGTAGTTTCTTTGATTGGTCGTTTTTAATTTCCGTATTGCTTCTTGTTATTTCAGGATTCCTGACCGAATTCGCTCGTTTTGTAAACACTGGCCTGGGCTATTATTGGTATTTTTTCCATCTGGTCATCATGTGGTATGTAATACTGTATTTACCATACACCAAATTCGGACATATGATTTATCGATTTGCAGCTTTGATGTTTGTGAAAAGGAGTGGGCGGATATAATTATTCATTTGGCTCAAAACTCCACTGAATATCTTTTTGAGCTGATTGGAGATAATCAAAATAAAGTTGTCGTATAATCCGCTTTTGAAATCTATAGCTATAATCTGATTCTGAAACCAACTCTCTTAATTTATTATGTGTTCCAACAACCATGTCTAGCAACTGAATGTATCGATAATAAATTGCCGTATCATCTATGTCAATTACTAACATGCCATCATTTTCGTGTTGAACGACAAAATCCCAATACGCATTCGAGAGATGAGCTAAAGTATACAATGAATCATTGACTACAAATTTATTTTGAGCGTTTAGTCCAATTTTGAAAAAACAATAGTCTTCTAACCAAGGATTAAAAAGGGAGGGAGGCGGAGGTATAGGGCGGGTATTGTTTATCGAATCGGGGAGATATGGATCGATTTTGTGATAAAGCCCAAGGTTTGTAAAATGCCCAGGATATAAATTTTTATAATCGATGTTTTGAACCATAAAGTAGATATTAAAAAAGGAATTGTACCTAAGTTCATTTTCAAATTGCAATATGTGTTTCATACTTGTATTACTATCAACAGATAGCATTACGCCCTCATTCCTCCATGGTCGTGTTGAAGAACTGGTTAAGCATTGTTGCAAGTACTTTGATATCCCCAATTCAGCTATCAAAGAATCACCAGCAATCATTTTCATCTCCTTATTATAATCGAACAAATAAAATTCATTAAAATAATAATAGTTAATACTATTTGAATTTTTAGCATAAGGTATGTTTATCTGGTAATTGGATTTTACATCTACCTGCTTATAAGCATTGTTAATTTCGGTATGACTAATAAGATTAATATTAATTAACGCTGCAGATAATATGGAAATTGAAATAAGGAAGGCCAGCATCAATTTCCAGGGATTTTTGAACCTGCGACTTATATTCATCCAGCTAAAGAAAAAATAATTAACCAATAGCAACCAAAAGAGATTTTCAAAAGATTCTTTCAAATCAATATATACGAATAGCACCCAAGCTGAGCAGAAAAATCCAAAAAGAAAACCAGTCTTAAAAAGAAACCAAATGAAATACCATGAAAAAAGTTTTTGATCTACTACAACCTGGTGACTTCTTAATCGGGTTTTTTTCCAAAATGATTTAGTATTTCCTGAAAACCAGATTTCAAGGCACACTGTTTGGCCAAATATACCGGCAAAAAGAGCATACACAATATTATAAAACATCACATCTTCTGAATTCCACTTCCATAAATAATCAAGAAGTAAAATTGCCCAATAGCGTATTGATTCTCGAATACCAATAGCAAAATAATAAAATGCGATGGCCGTAAATAGCCCAATAATTATTCCAGCCCAGAAACGTAATCGTGGAATATCATTGATTTTAAACTGCGATTTGAGAAATCCTTTCTGAAGAGGCATTTATTTGTTTTTGTAAAAATAATTAATCTTTTTTGAGTAAAAAATAGACTTAAAGTAATTTATGTTACAAGGAAACAAAAGGGGCAATCGGTTTTATTGCCCCAAGAACAATTACTCTTATTTCATCTTCCTGAAAAATCGTATTGAACCTATTGAAAACAGGAATACAAAAGCTCCTAATCCAATGTAGGCTGTAAACGCTAGGATCGGAATAATATTAAACACAAAAGCGAATGCTCCCAACAATCCATTTATCCCGTTCATCAAAAATGAGATTCTTAGCAATTTATTGCTTTTATCAAATATTGGAACCAAAAACAATGATGATAGGCCGAAGAAAACTGTCCAGCCAAGCATGTTAATGGATGATGTGATAGAATGTGGATTGGCTTGTATGAAGTGTTCCAAGCCCATTGTGTTACCATCTGATAAGGCAAAGCGGACTGCGCTGATCTGAACAAAATAATGAATACAAATTGTAATCATAAAAGCAATTCCAAAGCTTAAACTGATTCGGGAGAATATCTTTTTATCTTTCTCGGCAAACTCATGAAAAGCGCTAATTAAAACTACATATGCTATTCCCATCAGTAGCATAAAGAATTTGGCCAGTTCGGCAAAAAACATATTGTTGTTTTGTGTGTACGCTATGTAATCATCAATTTTTGTCCAGATGAACAAGGGAGAAGTAGTAAGTATTCCGACAAAGCAAATGATATAGATAATGAAAGTTGTAAGAATAACAATTGCTGACCAATAGCCTAATTTTTGAGTACTATTACTCATATTTGTTTCAAGAGTTTTCATATTAATTCTCTTTAAATGATTATTAAAATTTAGGACAGAAGAGCTTTTTAGTCAGATTATATAATGCCTGCGTCTTCTGAATTTTCTGCAGCTTGTATAATTCTGTGAAGATCTCTAAAAGGTTCTTTTTCTAATTCGATTTCCTTATGACATTTAATTGCATGTACAATTCCTGAAGAATAATTTAGAACTGAATAGTGCATTTGAGTAATTTGAATTTCCTTATTAAATAGGGGCTGTATGATGAATACGCTTATGAAAAACCGATATTTAAGAAATTCTTGTGGTAGATTGTTGTTATTAACGACAATATGTGAAGAGAAGACATTGGGTAATTGCTGGTTTTTACCAATTCCGTTATAATTGGATAAGCCGATAAAAATAGCAAGCAAGGGCAGTATCAAAATCAACCCAATATTTGCTATTCTGTTAATCATAATTACAAAGTTACTTCATATATGTGGTTTCAAACCATGTTTTAAAAATTGGATCAAGAAATTCAATTTTTG is part of the Bacteroidota bacterium genome and encodes:
- the qmoC gene encoding quinone-interacting membrane-bound oxidoreductase complex subunit QmoC — protein: MSNEMSATGYKQPTGSNQPQATSYEQRLIINPDINFIRRIKKESGSDLKTCMQCGNCTVVCNLSPEENPFPRKEMIWAAWGQKEQLISDPDIWLCHQCGDCTTNCPRGVKPGDVLASLRSQTIEHYANPSFLAKGLKNPWMLPVMIAIPTLIIYLIIQFAGTFSNTVNPVNYSEFFPHAWLNSSFSALVLLIGIGLVFSVRSFWMGMKTHQHNSSLRPREFEGSNPQEEMGLPRSARNDGLFHTIWQVKKELLSHKKFNDCETNKFRQLAHALVFYGFISLIVVTICAILAVVLEAYPLALWHPVKIAGNLAGLSIIVGLVIMIVERLKKKDAVSKSSFFDWSFLISVLLLVISGFLTEFARFVNTGLGYYWYFFHLVIMWYVILYLPYTKFGHMIYRFAALMFVKRSGRI